In Streptomyces sp. P3, one DNA window encodes the following:
- a CDS encoding Lsr2 family protein, which yields MAQKVQVLLVDDLDGGEADETVTFALDGKTYEIDLTTTNADKLRGLLEPYVKGGRRTGGRAAGGRGKTRAASGGSQDTAQIRAWAKENGFEVNDRGRVPATIREAYEKANG from the coding sequence GTGGCACAGAAGGTTCAGGTCCTTCTTGTCGACGACCTCGACGGCGGCGAGGCGGACGAGACCGTGACGTTCGCGCTGGACGGCAAGACCTACGAGATCGATCTCACGACCACCAATGCGGACAAGCTGCGTGGACTTCTCGAGCCCTACGTGAAGGGCGGCCGGCGTACCGGCGGCCGTGCCGCGGGTGGGCGTGGAAAGACGCGTGCCGCTTCCGGCGGAAGCCAGGACACCGCCCAGATCCGCGCGTGGGCGAAGGAGAACGGTTTCGAGGTCAATGACCGTGGCCGCGTTCCGGCGACCATTCGCGAGGCCTACGAGAAGGCCAACGGCTGA
- a CDS encoding ATP-dependent Clp protease ATP-binding subunit — translation MFERFTDRARRVVVLAQEEARMLNHNYIGTEHILLGLIHEGEGVAAKALESLGISLEAVRQQVEEIIGQGQQAPSGHIPFTPRAKKVLELSLREALQLGHNYIGTEHILLGLIREGEGVAAQVLVKLGADLNRVRQQVIQLLSGYQGKETAGASGGPAEGTPSTSLVLDQFGRNLTQAARESKLDPVIGREKEIERVMQVLSRRTKNNPVLIGEPGVGKTAVVEGLAQAIVKGEVPETLKDKHLYTLDLGALVAGSRYRGDFEERLKKVLKEIRTRGDIILFIDELHTLVGAGAAEGAIDAASILKPMLARGELQTIGATTLDEYRKHLEKDAALERRFQPIQVAEPSLPHTIEILKGLRDRYEAHHRVSITDEALVQAATLADRYISDRFLPDKAIDLIDEAGSRMRIRRMTAPPDLREFDEKIAGVRRDKESAIDSQDFEKAASLRDKEKQLLAAKAKREKEWKAGDMDVVAEVDGELIAEVLATATGIPVFKLTEEESSRLLRMEDELHKRVIGQVDAVKALSKAIRRTRAGLKDPKRPGGSFIFAGPSGVGKTELSKALAEFLFGDEDALISLDMSEFSEKHTVSRLFGSPPGYVGYEEGGQLTEKVRRKPFSVVLFDEVEKAHPDIFNSLLQILEDGRLTDSQGRVVDFKNTVIIMTTNLGTRDISKGFNLGFAASGDSKTNYERMKNKVSDELKQHFRPEFLNRVDDVVVFPQLTQEDILKIVDLMVGKVDERLKDRDMGIELSQSAKELLSKKGYDPVLGARPLRRTIQREIEDTLSEKILFGELRPGHIVVVDTEGEGDTKTFTFRGEEKSALPDVPPIEQAAGGAGPNLSKDA, via the coding sequence ATGTTCGAGAGGTTCACCGACCGCGCGCGGCGGGTTGTCGTCCTGGCTCAGGAAGAAGCCCGGATGCTCAACCACAACTACATCGGCACCGAGCACATCCTCCTGGGCCTGATCCACGAGGGTGAGGGTGTCGCCGCCAAGGCCCTTGAGAGCCTCGGGATTTCGCTCGAGGCGGTCCGCCAGCAGGTGGAGGAGATCATCGGGCAGGGGCAGCAGGCCCCGTCCGGGCACATCCCCTTCACCCCCCGTGCCAAGAAGGTCCTGGAGCTGTCGCTCCGCGAGGCGCTTCAGCTGGGCCACAACTACATCGGCACGGAACACATCCTGCTCGGCCTGATCCGCGAGGGCGAGGGCGTCGCCGCCCAGGTCCTGGTCAAGCTGGGCGCCGACCTCAACCGGGTGCGGCAGCAGGTCATCCAGCTGCTCTCCGGCTACCAGGGCAAGGAGACCGCCGGCGCCAGTGGCGGTCCTGCCGAGGGCACGCCCTCGACGTCCCTGGTCCTCGACCAGTTCGGCCGGAACCTCACCCAGGCCGCTCGTGAGTCCAAGCTCGACCCGGTCATCGGGCGCGAGAAGGAGATCGAGCGGGTCATGCAGGTGCTGTCCCGCCGCACCAAGAACAACCCGGTGCTCATCGGCGAGCCCGGCGTCGGCAAGACCGCCGTCGTCGAGGGCCTCGCCCAGGCCATCGTCAAGGGCGAGGTGCCCGAGACCCTCAAGGACAAGCACCTCTACACCCTGGACCTCGGCGCCCTGGTCGCCGGCTCCCGCTACCGCGGTGACTTCGAGGAGCGCCTGAAGAAGGTCCTCAAGGAGATCCGCACCCGCGGTGACATCATCCTGTTCATCGACGAGCTGCACACGCTGGTCGGTGCGGGTGCCGCCGAGGGCGCCATCGACGCCGCCTCGATCCTGAAGCCGATGCTGGCCCGCGGTGAGCTGCAGACCATCGGCGCCACCACGCTGGACGAGTACCGCAAGCACCTGGAGAAGGACGCGGCCCTCGAGCGCCGCTTCCAGCCCATCCAGGTCGCCGAGCCGTCCCTGCCGCACACGATCGAGATCCTCAAGGGTCTGCGGGACCGGTACGAGGCGCACCACCGTGTCTCGATCACCGACGAGGCGCTGGTCCAGGCCGCCACCCTGGCCGACCGGTACATCTCGGACCGCTTCCTTCCGGACAAGGCGATCGACCTGATCGACGAGGCCGGCTCCCGGATGCGCATTCGCCGGATGACCGCTCCGCCGGACCTCCGCGAGTTCGACGAGAAGATCGCCGGCGTCCGCCGCGACAAGGAGTCCGCGATCGACTCGCAGGACTTCGAGAAGGCCGCCTCCCTGCGCGACAAGGAGAAGCAGCTCCTCGCCGCCAAGGCCAAGCGGGAGAAGGAGTGGAAGGCCGGCGACATGGACGTCGTGGCGGAGGTCGACGGCGAGCTGATCGCCGAGGTCCTCGCGACGGCCACCGGCATCCCGGTCTTCAAGCTGACCGAGGAGGAGTCCTCGCGTCTGCTGCGCATGGAGGACGAGCTCCACAAGCGGGTCATCGGCCAGGTCGACGCCGTCAAGGCGCTGTCGAAGGCGATCCGCCGTACGCGTGCCGGCCTGAAGGACCCGAAGCGTCCCGGTGGTTCGTTCATCTTCGCCGGCCCGTCCGGTGTCGGTAAGACCGAGCTGTCCAAGGCGCTCGCCGAGTTCCTCTTCGGCGACGAGGACGCGCTGATCTCCCTCGACATGTCGGAGTTCAGCGAGAAGCACACGGTCTCGCGGCTGTTCGGCTCGCCGCCCGGATACGTGGGCTACGAAGAGGGCGGCCAGCTGACCGAGAAGGTCCGCCGCAAGCCGTTCTCCGTCGTCCTCTTCGACGAGGTCGAGAAGGCCCACCCGGACATCTTCAACTCGCTGCTGCAGATCCTGGAGGACGGTCGCCTGACCGACTCCCAGGGCCGGGTCGTGGACTTCAAGAACACGGTCATCATCATGACGACCAACCTCGGCACCCGGGACATCTCCAAGGGCTTCAACCTGGGCTTCGCGGCCTCGGGCGACTCGAAGACCAACTACGAGCGCATGAAGAACAAGGTGTCGGACGAGCTCAAGCAGCACTTCCGCCCCGAGTTCCTCAACCGCGTCGACGACGTGGTCGTCTTCCCGCAGCTCACGCAGGAGGACATCCTCAAGATCGTCGACCTGATGGTCGGCAAGGTCGACGAGCGGCTCAAGGACCGGGACATGGGCATCGAGCTCTCCCAGTCCGCCAAGGAGCTGCTGTCCAAGAAGGGTTACGACCCGGTGCTGGGCGCGCGGCCGCTGCGTCGCACGATCCAGCGCGAGATCGAGGACACGCTGTCGGAGAAGATCCTCTTCGGCGAGCTGCGCCCCGGTCACATCGTGGTCGTGGACACCGAGGGCGAGGGTGACACCAAGACCTTCACCTTCCGCGGCGAGGAGAAGTCGGCGCTGCCCGACGTCCCGCCGATCGAGCAGGCGGCCGGCGGCGCCGGACCGAACCTGAGCAAGGACGCCTGA
- a CDS encoding BlaI/MecI/CopY family transcriptional regulator: MPRPLGELEDAVMTRVWKWNRPVTVREVLEDLQQERSIAYTTVMTVLDNLHQKGWVRREAEGRAYRYEAVSTRAAYAAALMNDAWAQSDNPAAALVAFFGMMSDEQRHALRDAVRMVQGPETAEPATTPSAPGAPGAQTEAGKGGAVENPASATERDGR, translated from the coding sequence GTGCCTCGCCCATTGGGAGAACTCGAAGACGCGGTCATGACGCGGGTGTGGAAGTGGAACCGCCCGGTCACCGTTCGAGAAGTCCTGGAAGACCTTCAGCAGGAACGGTCCATCGCGTACACCACCGTGATGACCGTTTTGGACAATCTCCATCAGAAGGGCTGGGTGCGCCGTGAAGCCGAAGGCCGGGCCTATCGATATGAGGCCGTCTCCACCCGGGCCGCCTACGCCGCGGCTCTGATGAACGACGCCTGGGCGCAGAGCGACAACCCCGCCGCCGCTCTCGTCGCCTTCTTCGGGATGATGAGCGACGAACAGCGCCATGCGCTGCGCGACGCCGTGCGCATGGTCCAAGGCCCGGAAACCGCAGAACCCGCAACAACGCCGAGCGCACCCGGTGCACCGGGTGCGCAGACCGAGGCCGGTAAGGGCGGCGCCGTGGAGAACCCCGCCTCGGCGACGGAGCGCGACGGGCGATAG
- a CDS encoding type III pantothenate kinase — translation MLLTIDVGNTHTVLGLFDGEDIVEHWRISTDSRRTADELAVLLQGLMGMHPLLGDELGDGIDGIAICATVPSVLHELREVTRRYYGDVPAVLVEPGVKTGVPILFDNPREVGADRIINAVAANELYGGPAIVVDFGTATTFDAVSARGEYVGGVIAPGIEISVDALGVKAAQLRKIELARPRSVIGKSTVEAMQSGILYGFAGQVDGVVTRMARELAEDPDDVTVIATGGLAPTVLGESSVIDEHEPWLTLIGLRLVYERNVSRM, via the coding sequence ATGCTGCTGACGATCGACGTGGGCAACACGCACACCGTGCTCGGCCTCTTCGACGGTGAGGACATCGTCGAGCACTGGCGGATCTCCACCGACTCCCGCCGCACGGCGGACGAACTGGCCGTGCTCCTGCAAGGGCTGATGGGCATGCACCCCCTCCTGGGGGACGAGCTGGGCGACGGCATCGACGGCATCGCGATCTGCGCCACCGTGCCCTCGGTGCTGCACGAACTGCGTGAGGTGACGCGGCGCTACTACGGCGACGTGCCCGCCGTGCTCGTCGAGCCGGGCGTGAAGACCGGGGTGCCGATCCTGTTCGACAACCCCAGGGAGGTCGGTGCCGACCGCATCATCAACGCCGTCGCGGCGAACGAGCTCTACGGCGGTCCGGCGATCGTCGTCGACTTCGGGACGGCGACGACGTTCGACGCGGTCAGCGCGCGCGGGGAGTACGTCGGCGGGGTCATCGCCCCCGGCATCGAGATCTCGGTGGACGCGCTGGGCGTCAAGGCCGCTCAGCTGCGCAAGATCGAGCTGGCCCGGCCTCGGAGCGTGATCGGCAAGAGCACGGTCGAGGCGATGCAGTCCGGGATCCTCTACGGCTTCGCCGGCCAGGTCGACGGCGTGGTGACCCGGATGGCCCGGGAGCTCGCCGAGGACCCGGACGACGTGACGGTGATCGCGACCGGTGGCCTGGCGCCGACGGTGCTGGGCGAGTCCTCGGTGATCGACGAGCACGAGCCGTGGCTGACGCTGATCGGGCTGCGCCTGGTGTACGAGCGGAACGTGTCGCGCATGTGA
- a CDS encoding L-aspartate oxidase, which produces MTSTGIRLHAPAPGWNISADVVVVGSGVAGLTAALRCEAAGLRTVVVTKARLDDGSTRWAQGGIAAALGDGDTPEQHLDDTLVAGAGLCDEEAVRILVTEGPDAVRRLIETGAHFDESEEGGLELTREGGHHRRRIAHAGGDATGAEISRALVEAVRARGLRTVENALVLDLLTDAEGRTAGVTLHVMGEGQHDGVGAVHAPAVVLATGGMGQVFSATTNPSVSTGDGVALALRAGAEVSDLEFVQFHPTVLFLGADAEGQQPLVSEAVRGEGAHLVDADGVRFMLGRHELAELAPRDIVAKGIMRRMQEQDAEHMFLDARHFGAEMWEHRFPTILAACRAHGIDPVTEPVPVAPAAHYASGGVRTDSHGRTTVPGLYACGEVACTGVHGANRLASNSLLEGLVYAERIVTDIAASRTDDALHARVPTPVERPERPAHPLLAPEARFAIQRIMTDGAGVLRSAASLERAADQLQRLHTEARDALDENGKTAEPGVDTWEATNLLCVARVLVAAALLREETRGCHWREDHADRDDAGWRRHIVVRLNPDRTLAVHTTDTADFPPTRQHHQEQ; this is translated from the coding sequence GTGACCAGCACAGGCATACGACTGCACGCACCCGCGCCCGGGTGGAACATCTCCGCGGACGTGGTGGTCGTCGGCTCCGGCGTCGCCGGCCTGACCGCGGCCCTGCGCTGCGAGGCCGCGGGGCTGAGGACGGTCGTCGTCACCAAGGCGCGCCTCGACGACGGCTCCACCCGCTGGGCGCAGGGCGGCATAGCCGCGGCCCTGGGCGACGGCGACACGCCCGAACAGCACCTGGACGACACGCTGGTGGCGGGCGCGGGGCTGTGCGACGAGGAGGCCGTGCGGATCCTCGTCACCGAGGGCCCCGACGCCGTGCGACGGCTGATCGAGACCGGCGCGCACTTCGACGAGTCCGAGGAAGGGGGCCTGGAGCTGACCCGCGAGGGCGGCCACCACCGTCGCCGTATCGCGCACGCGGGCGGCGACGCGACCGGCGCGGAGATCTCCCGCGCGCTCGTCGAGGCGGTCCGCGCGCGCGGACTGCGCACGGTCGAGAACGCACTCGTCCTGGACCTCCTCACGGACGCCGAAGGCCGCACCGCCGGCGTGACCCTGCACGTCATGGGCGAGGGCCAGCACGACGGTGTGGGGGCCGTGCACGCCCCCGCCGTCGTCCTCGCGACCGGCGGCATGGGCCAGGTGTTCTCGGCGACCACCAACCCTTCGGTGTCCACCGGCGACGGCGTGGCGCTCGCCCTGCGCGCGGGCGCGGAGGTCTCCGACCTGGAGTTCGTCCAGTTCCACCCGACCGTGCTGTTCCTGGGCGCGGACGCCGAGGGCCAGCAGCCCCTCGTCTCGGAGGCCGTGCGCGGCGAGGGCGCGCACCTGGTCGACGCGGACGGCGTGCGCTTCATGCTCGGCCGGCACGAGCTGGCCGAGCTCGCGCCCCGGGACATCGTCGCCAAGGGCATCATGCGCCGTATGCAGGAGCAGGACGCCGAGCACATGTTCCTGGACGCCCGCCACTTCGGCGCCGAGATGTGGGAGCACCGCTTCCCGACGATCCTCGCCGCCTGCCGCGCCCACGGCATCGACCCCGTCACCGAGCCCGTCCCGGTCGCCCCGGCGGCCCACTACGCCTCCGGCGGCGTGCGCACCGACTCCCACGGCCGTACCACCGTGCCGGGCCTGTACGCGTGCGGCGAGGTCGCCTGCACCGGTGTGCACGGCGCGAACCGGCTGGCGTCCAACTCGCTCCTCGAAGGCCTTGTCTACGCCGAGCGCATCGTGACCGACATCGCCGCGAGCCGGACGGACGACGCACTGCACGCGCGGGTGCCCACGCCGGTGGAGCGCCCCGAGCGGCCGGCGCACCCGCTGCTCGCCCCCGAGGCCAGGTTCGCCATCCAGCGGATCATGACCGACGGCGCGGGCGTACTGCGCTCCGCCGCGTCCCTCGAGAGGGCCGCCGACCAGTTGCAGCGGCTGCACACCGAGGCCCGCGACGCCCTCGACGAGAACGGCAAGACGGCCGAGCCCGGCGTCGACACCTGGGAGGCCACCAACCTCCTGTGCGTCGCGCGCGTCCTGGTCGCCGCCGCGCTCCTGCGCGAGGAGACCCGCGGCTGCCACTGGCGCGAGGACCACGCCGACCGTGACGACGCCGGCTGGCGCCGCCACATCGTCGTACGGCTGAATCCGGACCGGACCCTCGCCGTACACACCACCGATACCGCAGACTTCCCCCCGACCCGGCAGCACCACCAGGAGCAGTGA
- a CDS encoding amino-acid N-acetyltransferase: MSAESPSAENPEVTANAITVRRARTGDVPVVRRLLDAYVRGGILLDKATVTLYEDIQEFWVAERDDNAEVVGCGALHVMWEDLAEVRTLAVKPGLKGAGVGHRLLEKLVHTARWLGVRRVFCLTFEVDFFAKHGFVEIGETPVDTDVYAELLRSYDEGVAEFLGLERVKPNTLGNSRMLLHL; the protein is encoded by the coding sequence ATGTCAGCAGAGAGTCCCTCGGCCGAGAACCCCGAAGTCACCGCTAATGCCATCACCGTCCGGCGGGCCCGGACCGGCGATGTCCCCGTCGTGCGCCGTCTCCTCGACGCCTACGTCCGCGGCGGGATCCTGCTCGACAAAGCGACGGTCACGCTTTACGAGGACATCCAGGAGTTCTGGGTCGCCGAACGCGACGACAACGCCGAGGTGGTGGGCTGCGGCGCCCTGCACGTCATGTGGGAAGACCTGGCGGAAGTGCGGACTCTCGCGGTGAAGCCCGGACTGAAGGGCGCCGGCGTCGGACATCGGTTGTTGGAGAAGTTGGTCCACACCGCGCGCTGGCTCGGTGTTCGCCGGGTTTTCTGCCTCACCTTCGAAGTGGACTTCTTCGCCAAGCACGGGTTCGTGGAGATCGGTGAGACGCCGGTCGACACCGATGTCTACGCGGAGCTGCTGCGTTCCTATGACGAGGGCGTCGCGGAGTTCCTCGGACTCGAACGAGTGAAACCGAACACCTTGGGCAACAGCCGGATGCTTCTGCATCTGTGA
- a CDS encoding HAD family acid phosphatase translates to MTRGTWKRRIAMTAVSTAAATALAVPVGAQAATATGAATATASAAAADVDYATWQQDCQALMNQALPALKQRIADVKPGEKQAIVFDIDNTTLETDFGFSYPAPANKPVLEVAKYAQEHGVSLFFVTARPGIISGVTDYNLKTVGYRVSGLYVRGFLDLFKDVAAYKTAQRVTIESKGYTIIANIGNSATDLSGGHAETTYKLPDYNGQLS, encoded by the coding sequence ATGACCAGAGGCACCTGGAAGCGCCGCATCGCCATGACCGCCGTCTCCACGGCCGCCGCCACGGCCCTGGCCGTTCCGGTCGGAGCCCAGGCCGCGACGGCCACCGGCGCCGCCACGGCCACCGCCTCGGCAGCCGCCGCGGACGTCGACTACGCGACCTGGCAGCAGGACTGCCAGGCGCTGATGAACCAGGCGCTGCCGGCGCTGAAGCAGCGGATCGCCGACGTCAAGCCGGGCGAGAAGCAGGCGATCGTCTTCGACATCGACAACACCACCCTGGAGACCGACTTCGGCTTCAGCTACCCGGCGCCGGCCAACAAGCCCGTCCTCGAGGTGGCCAAGTACGCCCAGGAGCACGGCGTCTCCCTGTTCTTCGTCACCGCCCGCCCGGGCATCATCTCCGGGGTGACCGACTACAACCTCAAGACCGTGGGCTACAGGGTCTCCGGGCTGTACGTACGCGGCTTCCTCGACCTCTTCAAGGACGTCGCCGCCTACAAGACCGCCCAGCGCGTCACCATCGAGTCCAAGGGCTACACGATCATCGCGAACATCGGCAACAGCGCCACCGACCTCTCGGGCGGCCACGCCGAGACGACGTACAAGCTGCCCGACTACAACGGCCAGTTGTCGTAG
- a CDS encoding SCO3374 family protein → MVGSVPSSNPPAARSVCSVPPTVPLPRRPFDPADRIRGWYENELGWPTVPGEPLRLSTGERFDVLDVPAEAGLTALRHLAPDSPVAVRGDRMLLLVAAGCAEEVPGILEWLEWGTLPLGLTALGAGGLVEAPWPAHRAPDRATGSDRRPVQGAAVWLRPPVAGCEVEASLPTMSALGGAGTAPDLVRLVDTLATQCHRVRLLGACAQPLAFS, encoded by the coding sequence ATGGTTGGCTCAGTTCCCTCGTCGAACCCCCCGGCGGCCCGCTCGGTCTGCTCCGTACCGCCCACCGTTCCCCTCCCTCGAAGGCCGTTCGATCCGGCCGACCGGATCCGTGGCTGGTACGAGAACGAACTGGGCTGGCCGACCGTGCCCGGAGAACCGCTCCGGCTTTCGACCGGCGAGCGCTTCGACGTCCTGGACGTCCCGGCCGAGGCGGGGCTCACGGCGCTCCGGCACCTGGCGCCGGACTCGCCGGTGGCCGTGCGGGGCGACCGGATGCTGCTGCTGGTGGCGGCCGGCTGCGCGGAGGAGGTGCCGGGGATCCTGGAGTGGCTGGAGTGGGGCACGCTGCCCCTGGGCCTGACGGCGCTCGGGGCCGGCGGCCTCGTCGAGGCGCCCTGGCCTGCGCACCGGGCTCCCGACCGCGCCACCGGGTCGGACCGCCGACCGGTGCAGGGGGCCGCCGTGTGGTTGCGGCCCCCCGTTGCAGGGTGCGAGGTCGAGGCCTCGCTGCCGACCATGTCGGCGCTGGGGGGCGCGGGAACCGCCCCCGATCTCGTACGGCTGGTGGACACGCTGGCGACGCAATGCCACCGTGTCCGACTGCTGGGCGCGTGCGCTCAGCCGTTGGCCTTCTCGTAG
- a CDS encoding Rossmann-like and DUF2520 domain-containing protein: protein MSTAQQPDPRDRPARLAVGVVGAGRVGPALAASLQLAGHRPVAVSGVSDASRRRAGLLLPDVPLVPPAEVLRRADLVLLTVPDDALPGLVDGLAETGAVRPGQLLVHTSGRYGAKVLDPALRAGALPLALHPAMTFTGTPVDVQRLAGCSFGVTAPDGLRMAAEALVIEMGGEPEWIAEESRPLYHAALALGANHLVTLVAQSMELLRAAGVEAPDRMLGPLLGAALDNALRSGDAALTGPVARGDAGTVAAHVAQLREHAPQAVAGYLAMARATADRALAHGLLKPELAEDLLGVLAGNPHGAPSDPGSPGPHGAEGDAG from the coding sequence GTGAGTACAGCCCAACAACCAGACCCGAGGGACCGCCCCGCACGGCTCGCCGTCGGCGTCGTCGGCGCGGGCCGGGTGGGTCCTGCCCTGGCCGCGTCCCTCCAGCTCGCCGGGCATCGTCCGGTCGCCGTCTCCGGTGTCTCCGACGCGTCCAGACGACGAGCCGGGCTCCTGCTGCCCGACGTGCCGCTCGTCCCGCCCGCAGAGGTCCTGCGGCGGGCCGACCTGGTGCTGCTGACGGTCCCCGACGACGCCCTGCCCGGCCTGGTGGACGGCCTCGCCGAGACCGGCGCCGTACGCCCCGGCCAACTGCTCGTGCACACCTCCGGGCGGTACGGCGCGAAGGTCCTCGACCCCGCCCTGCGCGCCGGCGCCCTCCCGCTCGCCCTGCACCCCGCGATGACCTTCACGGGCACCCCGGTGGACGTCCAGCGCCTGGCCGGCTGCTCCTTCGGCGTCACCGCGCCCGACGGACTGCGGATGGCCGCGGAAGCCCTGGTGATCGAGATGGGCGGCGAACCGGAGTGGATCGCCGAGGAGAGCCGCCCGCTCTACCACGCGGCCCTCGCCCTGGGCGCCAACCACCTGGTCACCCTGGTCGCCCAGTCCATGGAGCTGTTGCGCGCGGCCGGCGTCGAAGCCCCCGACCGGATGCTCGGCCCGCTGCTCGGCGCCGCTCTCGACAACGCGCTGCGTTCGGGCGACGCCGCGCTCACCGGGCCCGTGGCGCGCGGGGACGCGGGGACGGTCGCCGCGCACGTCGCGCAGCTGCGTGAGCACGCCCCGCAGGCCGTCGCCGGCTATCTCGCGATGGCCCGCGCGACCGCCGACCGCGCGCTCGCCCACGGGCTCCTCAAGCCCGAACTCGCCGAGGACCTCCTCGGGGTGCTCGCCGGAAACCCCCACGGCGCCCCGTCCGACCCCGGCAGTCCCGGCCCGCACGGCGCCGAAGGAGATGCCGGATGA
- the nadC gene encoding carboxylating nicotinate-nucleotide diphosphorylase, translating into MSTPDLPLAPTGGCGDGCACGAAADAGFTDEGYAEYEECGLDPALAQLLVDAGLDPVEVEDIANVAIQEDLAHGVDVTTVATIPEEAVATADFTAREAGVAAGLRIAEAVVSVVCTDEFEVERHVEDGDRVEAGQKLLSVTTRTRDLLTAERSALNLLCRLSGIATATRAWADVLEGTGARVRDTRKTTPGLRSLEKFAVRCGGGVNHRMSLSDAALVKDNHVVAAGGVAEAFEAVRETFPDVPIEVEVDTLHQLREVVDAGADLILLDNFTPAECAEAVALVGKRALLEASGRLTLDNAKVYADTGVDFLAVGALTHSSPILDIGLDLRAAE; encoded by the coding sequence GTGAGCACCCCCGACCTTCCCCTCGCCCCGACCGGCGGCTGCGGCGACGGCTGTGCCTGCGGCGCCGCCGCAGACGCCGGATTCACCGACGAGGGATACGCCGAATACGAGGAGTGCGGGCTCGACCCCGCACTCGCCCAGCTGCTCGTCGACGCCGGACTGGACCCCGTCGAGGTGGAGGACATCGCCAACGTCGCCATCCAGGAGGACCTGGCGCACGGCGTCGACGTGACGACGGTCGCGACCATCCCCGAGGAGGCGGTCGCCACCGCCGACTTCACCGCGCGCGAGGCGGGCGTGGCCGCGGGGCTGCGGATCGCCGAGGCCGTCGTCTCGGTCGTCTGCACGGACGAGTTCGAGGTCGAGCGGCACGTGGAGGACGGCGACCGGGTGGAGGCCGGGCAGAAGCTGCTGTCGGTCACCACGCGCACGCGTGACCTCCTCACCGCCGAGCGCAGCGCGCTGAACCTGCTGTGCCGTCTGTCCGGCATCGCCACCGCCACGCGCGCGTGGGCGGACGTCCTGGAGGGCACCGGGGCACGCGTGCGCGACACCCGCAAGACGACGCCGGGCCTGCGTTCGCTGGAGAAGTTCGCCGTCCGCTGCGGCGGGGGCGTCAACCACCGCATGTCGCTGTCCGACGCGGCACTGGTCAAGGACAACCACGTGGTCGCCGCGGGCGGTGTCGCCGAGGCCTTCGAGGCGGTGCGGGAGACCTTCCCGGACGTGCCGATCGAGGTCGAGGTCGACACCCTGCACCAGCTGCGCGAGGTCGTCGACGCGGGCGCCGACCTCATCCTGCTGGACAACTTCACGCCCGCCGAGTGCGCGGAGGCCGTCGCCCTGGTGGGCAAGCGCGCGTTGCTGGAGGCGTCGGGCCGGCTCACCCTGGACAACGCCAAGGTCTACGCCGACACGGGCGTCGACTTCCTCGCCGTGGGCGCCCTGACGCACTCCTCGCCGATCCTGGACATCGGTCTGGATCTGCGAGCGGCGGAGTAG
- the panC gene encoding pantoate--beta-alanine ligase: MTAALLRTADELHARTRDGRRAVVMTMGALHEGHATLVRTARELAGPGGEVVVTVFVNPLQFGAGEDLDRYPRTLDADLEIAGQAGADVVFAPSVDEVYPGGEPQVRISAGPMGERLEGGSRPGHFDGMLTVVAKLLHLTRPDAALFGQKDAQQLALIRRMVRDLNFGTEVVAVPTVREEDGLALSSRNRYLSARERRTALALSQALFAGRDRHAAQEALRARAREVPATQARAEALSAIGESRAAADAHAVAKAAPGNPAAVRAAARQILDEALRLDPPLRLDYLALVDPSDFTEIEDDFTGEAVLAVAARVGTTRLIDNLPLTFGAAS, encoded by the coding sequence ATGACCGCCGCCCTGCTGCGCACCGCCGACGAGCTGCACGCACGCACGCGTGACGGCCGCCGGGCCGTCGTGATGACGATGGGCGCCCTGCACGAGGGGCACGCCACCCTGGTGCGCACCGCCCGCGAGCTCGCCGGGCCCGGCGGCGAGGTCGTCGTCACGGTCTTCGTCAACCCGCTGCAGTTCGGCGCGGGCGAGGACCTCGACCGCTACCCGCGCACCCTGGACGCCGACCTGGAGATCGCCGGGCAGGCCGGCGCGGACGTCGTGTTCGCTCCGTCCGTGGACGAGGTCTACCCGGGCGGCGAGCCGCAGGTCAGGATCTCCGCGGGCCCCATGGGCGAGCGCCTCGAGGGCGGTTCACGGCCCGGGCACTTCGACGGCATGCTCACCGTCGTCGCCAAGCTGCTGCACCTCACCCGGCCCGACGCCGCCCTCTTCGGGCAGAAGGACGCCCAGCAGCTCGCCCTGATCCGCCGCATGGTCCGGGATCTGAACTTCGGCACCGAGGTCGTCGCCGTGCCGACCGTGCGCGAGGAGGACGGGCTGGCGCTGTCCAGCCGCAACCGCTATCTGTCCGCGCGGGAGCGGCGCACCGCGCTCGCGCTCTCCCAGGCCCTCTTCGCCGGCCGTGACCGGCACGCGGCGCAGGAGGCACTGCGGGCCCGCGCGCGGGAGGTGCCCGCCACACAAGCGCGCGCCGAGGCGCTCAGCGCCATCGGCGAATCCCGCGCGGCCGCCGACGCGCACGCCGTCGCCAAGGCCGCCCCGGGCAACCCCGCCGCGGTCCGCGCGGCCGCCCGCCAGATCCTGGACGAGGCCCTGCGGCTCGACCCCCCGCTGCGGCTGGACTACCTCGCGCTCGTCGACCCGTCCGACTTCACCGAGATCGAGGACGACTTCACCGGCGAGGCCGTTCTCGCCGTCGCCGCCCGGGTCGGCACGACCCGGCTGATCGACAACCTCCCCCTCACCTTCGGAGCCGCCTCGTGA